The window ATAGAGACATAAAAAAATGTCCTGTTCTAGGTTCCAAATTTCAAAAGCGGAACGATTTATTTGAATTGGTATATTCCCAAAGAAACGCGAGGCTCTATCATTTAAAACAGTTCCAAAAGAATAAAAAGGATTGAGAATTACAGATCGTATAATGTTATATTTTTGCCTTTTTTGAACAATTCTTGCATACTATTTTATAACAGCACTTACAGCTATTAATCTTCAGGGGAGACGTGATGGAAGTATTTCGAATTAGAGGTGGAAACAGTCTTGAGGGAGAGGTGAATTTAAGCGGCGCTAAAAATGCCTCGCTGCCTATTTTGTTCGGCTCTCTGATAAGCGGCGGGATTGTTGAATTAGAGAATGTTCCGGTCTTGATGGAAGATATACGCGTGGCCATCGAGATAATAAAAAGTATCGGAGCCGAAGTTAAAGTCAGCGGGAACAAAGTTATTATCGATCCATCCGGAATAAAAGATTCTTCATTGCCCCTGGAACTTGTTTCAAGAATCCGTTATTCACTTCTGCTTCTCGGTGTATTTCTGAATCGATTTGGCAAAGTGGAACTTCCTTTTCCCGGCGGATGTGATATCGGGGCGAGAAAATTTGATCTACACATCAAGGGGCTTCGTGACCTCGGCGCGGAAATGGTCGTAAATGACGAGGGTGTCTTCGGCACTGTCGGTTCGTTAAAAGGTGCTGAGGTGGAATTCTATCTTCCGACTACTTCCGGCACTGAAAATATTATGATAGGCGCTTGTATGGCCAAGGGTACGACTGTTATCAGAAACGCGAACACCAGACCTGAAATCCTTGATTTCGCGAGTTTCTTAAACGGTATGGGAGCAAATATCAGGATTTCAAACCGCTTAATTGAAATAAAAGGTGTAAATAGTCTTAAAGGAACAAAGCATAAAATCATGAAAGGTTCAGATGAAGCAATGACCTATATGATAGCCGCAGGCATTACAGGCGGGGAAATAGTTATCAAGGACTATAATCTTGATTATCTGAGGGTCGATGCACAATATCTAAGAGACTGCGGGATGGAAATCTTTGAATGGGGCGGTTCTATTTATGTTTCCGGAAAGAAGGAAATATCTCCTTTTGATATGTTTACTGCTCCGTATCCGGGAGTAAATTCTGATATGCAGCCGCTTTTTTCCGCTTTAGCGCTTAAGGCTGACGGTGAATCCACGATAACGGACCAGCGTTTCACCGACAGGTTCAGCTATGTTAAAGAGCTTAGATCTTTCGGCGCCGAGATAAATCACTACGGCAACTGCGCAGTTGTTCTGGGGGGAAAAGAACTTAGAGGAGCAAGTGTACGGGCGACTGATCTTAGAGGCGGTGTGTCTGAAGTACTTGTGGCTCTTATGAGTAATGGGGAGACTGTAATAAGTAATATATATCAGATAGACAGGGGATACGAGAGGTTGGAGAAGAAACTGAGCAGCCTGGGCGCCAGTATTGTAAGAACGGAAGATTAGGATTGAACAGATATAATGACGGAAAATTATATAGATATAATAAATAATAATATAAAGGGCGCTATTTACACCGGGGAACCCTTGTCAAATCACACTACCTACAAAGTAGGAGGAGAGGCTGAATGTCTTGTGTGTCCGGACTCCACGGAGGAAGCTCGCTGGATTTATGAATATGCCAAAAGAGAATCAATACCCCTGACACTTCTTGGGACCGGCTCGAATGTGATTGCTCCCGACCGCGGGATAAGAGGTATCGTTCTGAAACTCAGAACCGGTTCGGCGCGGGTTCAATTTCCCGAAGATAACAGAATTGTCGCGGATGCAGGCGTTACTCTTATAGACCTCGCAAAAAAGGCCGCGGCGAAAGGGCTTAAGGGGTTTGAATCTATCGCTGGCATCCCCGGCACGGTTGGAGGAGCGGTCTTTATGAATGCCGGGACAAAGGACGGAGATACAGCTTCTTTACTTGAAAAAGTGGAAGTCATTACGGGCTGTGGCAGGAAGAGAATATTTTATAAGGAGGAGCTTTCTTTTGGATATAGAAAAAGCGCTTTCCAGAAAACTGACTGGCTTATTCTGCGGGTCCATTTTAAACTTGAAAGGGGAGTGCCTGAAAGAATAAGGAAAGGCATAGAAAAGATATATAGGGAAAGGCAGAGGAAATTCCCTCTCGATTTTCCAAATGCCGGGAGTGTTTTTAAAAGACCGCCGGGGGATTACGCCGGCCGGTTGATTGAAGAAGCCGGATGCAAAGGTATGAGCGTTGGGGGCGCTTCCGTGAGTAAGACTCACGCCAACTTCATAATAAATTCTGATAACGCCACATCGGAAGATATAATCGGGCTGATATCAGAAATACGACGTATTGTCTACGATAAGTATGGAATCTACCTGGAGCTTGAGCAGAAGATATTTGAATCATTCAGATAGATTTGAACGATTGTTTTTGTTAACGATAGAGCGTATGTGCTGAAATCCCTTTTTTGCTAATTTAATGTACTTTTTAAAGTCTTCTTTATCAGGAACAAGGATTTTCCTGAGTTTTATTTTTGTCTGTATACGGAAGAATATCAGCAGTATAATTGAAAGTACCGAATATGAAATACTTGTGGCAATCCCCGCTCCGATAATGCCTAACCTGGGAATCAGAAAGATATTAGCGATCACATTAATTATAAGCCCTATAGTTGAAGCAAATATACCGATACCAAGTTTTTTCTTCGAGGCGAAGTATGAAGCAAGGAATTTGTAAATTGGGAAAATAGTTATTCCCCATAATATAGAATAGAGAGCATAAGCTACAGCTTCGTACTCCTTTCCATACAATAAAATAACAGCGGGATGGATTATAAACAAAGCGAGAATAGCCAGAGGGACCATGAGAAACAGATTGTTTCTACATAACCTGGCCGTAAATTTCGAGGTTCCTTTGTTCATTGCCATGAGTGTTGGGAAAAGCAGAGCGCTCATGGCATTTGGAATATACCAGAAGCGCTGAGCGATACTGGCGGCGATCTGGTAGTAACTGACATCACTTGCGGTGAGAAAATATTTAACCAGGAAAATGTCCAGCTTGTAATTCAGAAAATTAAAAATAAGAATCAGATAAACTTTTATCCCGTAACGGAAAAACGGTCCGGTCATGGAAAAATCAATTTTTGCCATTGGGCGATATTCTTTTGTGAAAAGAATAAAAGCAAGAAGACTCGCCGCAATAAAGGAAACGGTATAGCAGATTATTGCTTCCTTAATTCCGCCATTAAAAATCCAGACAATAATAATTACCAGAACGAGATAAAACAGGCTGTTGAGAATCCTTGTAATATTTGCCTCTCTTATCTTAAGATCGGCCATAAGAAATCTGATAAGAAAATTGTGTAGAAAGTAAAATGGAATAGCGATAAGTCCTATCAGCATCAGTGAGGGTGGTATACCTGTCCAAATATCTTTTATATAGGGGTATATGAAGAAAAAGATGATTGCCATAAAGCTACCAAGAATAAAGGGAACCGCGAATACAAATGAAAGAATCTTATTTCGGCTGTAATTTCTTTCTCCCGTAAAGTAGGCAATAGCAGAGCCGAAGCCAAAATGCCCCAGGGAGAATAATAACGAAGACGCCATAATAATCAGGCCGAAATAGCCTCTTTTTTCAGGTCCCAGCACTCTTGCTATAATTATCCCCGCGGCAGTTCCGAGTATGGTGGCTGAAATATTTGTTACAAAGATTCTGCCAGCTTTTTTTACAAAAGAGATGATTATCCTCCCCTGGAAATGATCTTTGCTGGTATACCGGCAACGGTTACGTCTTGGGGGATTGAGTCAATAACTACCGAATTAGCACCAACCGTAGCTCCGTTTCCGATTGTAACGGACCCCAGTATTTTTGCTCCCGTGAAAACAACAACATTTTTTTCCATTCCATTCGTCCCTTTATTCAATGATTATTTTCCCCATATCCGGTCCGTCAAAGCTGTCATCGTCATTTAAAAGGTCTTTGCTGCTGTAATTAGGATAAGCTGTACGTACTGACATTTTTACTGAAATTGTGTATTCTCCCGAGGCTATATCTTCAGGGATATCTATAAACATACTGTCATTTATTATATGCATAGGCGGCCATTTGTCAGGAGTAAATATACCGTTTAGAGGTAGATGACCAATACGGAAACGAAATCTTTGCCCTCTTACCCTTTCGAGAATTTTCCTATATATTTTCCCATACCATTTATGGAAAAGAAGCCCTTTATCAAAATCCGTGTCGAATCGAATATATGAAAGGTAGCTTCCGTAGTCGAGTTTTTTGCCTGCAACCCACTTAACATCAAGTTTTAGTTTATCACCTTTATTTATTATTTGTCTGTGAGGGTGAATAGACTTTATAAAAATCCCGGGGGTTTCAGAAGGAGTTAACTTCGATAATTCAATTTTTGTTATTTTGTTACCTATATATTCTTTCTCATGTTGTTTGCCTGAAGTTGTTACATAACTTGATGACAATTTATCGGTAATCTTAAAGATGGCGGTATTATTATCCTTGTATAATAATTTGAAAAAGGTTGGATATTCTGAAAATCTATTAATTGTTTCCATCGCCATTTTGTTATCCGGTTTCCAGTACAGTGTTCCTGTAGATACTGGGATCTTCCCGTTTACGACAATATATTCGGCTTGGTATTTAGTAAGCACTTTAGCAATATCAGACATTGGAGTTAAAAAAGAGAAGATGTCTCGACAGTCCATAATGCGCTGCAGGGCTGTCGAATCGTTTGGTGTAGAATGCTGGCTATTTGTGCAGATTACAAATTGATTCGTGAAGGCGGGTATGCAGTAACTTGTCATCGGATCGGAAGCGATGACACTTCCGTCGGGGACTTTTTCGTTAATTTGATTATACAGGTCGGAGATATTCAAACAACTGTATTCAGGTTTTAAACCTGTTGTTTTTGAATAGGCGAAATTTGGGGGTGTGATTGCAAGTTGATAACCGATAAAAACAATTATAGCGACACAGCCTATAATAGCTGCACCTTTTGAAATCGAAATTGACCGTCCCTTCAATTTTTCCCAGAGTGTTTTAATGAGGACAGCTGTTATTAAAGATGCCGGCAGAGCTATTGTTAATCTCATTACAAGATATGAGATTACTTTCATAAGAGGCGGTATCAGGATTGGATTAAACATCACTCCCCATATAGCAATTGTTCCCCATAGGAGGAGTCTAAGGTTTTCCTCATTCTTTGATTGTTTCCACAGGATAAAAATAGAAATAAAAGCGATAATACTCAATACACCCGTTTGTTGATAGAGCGTTACAGGATTAACTGTATAAAGATTTTCGGTAATACTGAAGATACCCTGAAGGTGTGTGTGAATTTCATTGTTTGGGGCGTAATCTCTAAGGTAACGCATTAGCAAATATGGTATATTTACAACTATTGTGATTGCTGCAATCAAAGGAGCTGTTTTTGTTATTAATTTTTTTCTTGCCGTGGGGGAATTTTCGATAAATTTTGCAATAATTAGCACGCAAAGTATAAAGATATCCACTACGAAGTGTCCTATATGCGTTCCTGTTGCAGCGATTGATGCTCCCGCTATTAGAGCAAGATATATTTTCTTATTATTCTTTAAAAAACCGAGGATTGAAAAGAGAAATACAAGGGAGAAGATTCTTCCTATGGGAAAAGAGAACGCCGCGGTGATCAGTCTGTATGAAGTGAGTCCGCCTCCGTGGATAAATACAAAAAGGAAAGCAGCTATTAAGCCCGTAGCCGCACTTCTGAAGATAAACCAGCCGGCACAGAAAAGAGCCAGGATGATAAAGGTAGAGCTTATAGCTGATATTAGAGGCCAGATAATTACAACATCTTCATGTCCTGTTAAGAGATTTATTGTTCCCCACACCGCATGCATAAGGCCCTTTCGAATATCGTTGGTCAGCATTCCGCCATCTTTGTATAGATACTGCTCGGGAAAGACGTTATGAGAGATAGATACTCTTTTTATATAACCTATATGGTCAACTGAATCACTCGTGTACATCAAGGGATCGCCGTGACCAATAATCAGTATAACAACGAAAATCAGCAGAAAAAGAAGGATTATGCGGGATTGGGTAGAAAACCCGGGCAGATCAAATTGTACTAACCCGGCTTTAGTAAAGGAAGAGGAGATGATTTTCCTGAAGAGCGCTAGAAACAACGATAAAGCTGGCATAAGAATTCCGATAAAAAAGATGTCTAGATGAAAAAGAGCAAATATCATAAGAAGTAAGAATGTAAATACTGTTCCAAACAGGAATGAAAGTAAGGTGTATCCGGGCAGATCAAGATCACCAAAAATTGTTTTAGTAAAGAGGTATCCCGGAAGAAGAATAATACTGAAGAAGAAAAAGAGGAATAAAAATGGATAATATCCAATAGAGAAAGAGAATTTGAGAAAGAACATGTGCATAAGAAGCAATAGGACAACAAGAGCAATTTCCCAGTTTTCTTTAATATATTTTTTTGCTTTTATTCCTGTGTACATAGCTTTAACCGGCACCTGGATACAAGAATTTTAGATTATTGTTCAAAGGATACTTCAGGAACACTTGTTGTTATCTTATCATTTGATTCAAGCCAGTTCTTCTTTTCACAAATGTATTTTTTCATTTTATCTGCCCGGTGTAATTATTCCAAATTTACCGTTAAGATTTATTCTTCCGTGTTTTTCTAATATATCAAGTATAATCAATCATTTGACATACTTTTTGCAAGACTTATACCATACTACTATTGTAAGATGTAATGTTGAAGTAGTAAAATCCAGGGCGATATTTTTGTAATCTGCTTGCAGGAGTTAGGTTTAAGAAAACGTTGGAGGATAATTGAGAATATTAATTTGTTACCCTTGGCTTGAGCTCGGCGGTGCGCCCAAGACAGCAATAACTCTGGCTAAGGGATTGAAGGAGAGAGGCCACCAGGTATATTTTTTCTCTAAAAAGGGCGGTATGTACGAAAGTCTTTTAAAGAAAGCTGATATACCGCTGATTTCAGCTCCATATAATTCTTTTCTTCCACATTTGTTCCATTTGAACACCAGGGCTTACCGTATATTGAAAAGGACGGTTGAAAAGTATTCGATAGATATCATCCATGCTTTTCATCCCATTTCCTATTTTCTTTCCCTGTTTTTTGCTCCGGGAAAGGATATTCCTGTTTTATACACGGTTGTTGGACCTCAGGACAGATGGCCATATCCGGCTTATCCGGGAAGAATTATGTTTGTGGCTGAGGAATTCAAGGATCAGTCAGAGCCGTTTCTGGGGAGATATTCTAAAGAGAGGATCGTGCTTCCAAACCGTGTTGATCTCGACAGATTCGGCAAAGATGTTGACTGGTCTGATTTTGCCATGAAGAAAGGGCTTCCGGAAGAAGGGGTTAAAATAGCATTTATGAGTAGGCTGGGACATACTAAAGAAAAATCGGTGTTCTATTCTATGGATGCTACCGAAATACTGGTGGAAAGGGGTTTTATGACGACACTTGTTATTGCCGGCGACGGGCCTTCCTATAGCCGGCTCCTTGAACACGCAAAAAAGATAAACGACAAGTATTCACGAAATCTGATAATATTTATTGGGAAAACCTCCAAAACGTCGGAACTTATGTCCTGGGCTGATATCGTTCTCGGTATCGGAAGATGCGCTTTTGAAGGAATGGCTACCAGTAAACCGACTCTGATTGTGGGGGAGACGGGTTTGGCCGGCGTTGTCCATAGGGATAATGTCAAGGAACTGCAGTATTACAATTTTGCCGGCAGGAATGTAAAAAAGGAACAGGATCCGGTTCTTCTGGCTGATTCTATTGAAGAGATCATGAATGATAGCCGCAAGTATAAAGAGTTAGCGGCTTTCTCAAGGGAGTACATCATCGAAAATTACGGATACCGCGAAGGTGTATTGAGGCTTGAAGATATTTATAAAAAGGCTCTGGAAGATAAACGGTTGAGTTTTTATGAAAAGGTAAGAACTCTTATAACAAACTTTTCGTATGGATTTTGCAGAAGTGCTTATATAGCTATGATAGTCAAAATAAAAGATATCTTTTCACGAGATTAATTTGATGAAAAAAGCATAGAGGCAATGGATACTAATAGAAAAGCAGAGGAGATATTACATTATGAGACAGACGGATTTAAAGAACGAATTGGAATCTTTTACAACTTTAGAAGAGTTGCCCCAGTGCGGGAATATACAGCGGGGGAAAGAACTTCATGTTCAGATAAAAAGACGTTCATCTCTAGATTCACGGAGAAAACTTTTATTTATATTGAACAATTTATCGTTACCGGCTGGCGGAAATGTATTAGAAATAGGCCCAGGGTGTTGTAACTTAGCGTTAGAATTCTTCCAGCGGGGATTCAATTATTACGGTTATGATATGGTAGATAAAAATATTGAAAAAATTGCCATAGATTGCTTAAGCCCGGGGGACGGATAGTAATAATCGACGGCAATATATTTGATCTACGAGGAACATTTAACATGATCTTTAAGAGGAAAGACGGAGGAATTCGGTGGTTATTTAATAAAAACAAGGTTTACGATAGCTACGGAATGGGCTGGAAAGGAAAATGCGAAGATGTAAAATCGATATTTTGGTGGAAAAGGACGCTGAGAAAACACGGATTTTCAGTTGTCAAAATATCAACGACCAGCTCATTTCACGACTGGTTTAGAAAGATTGGCTTATGGCCCTTTTTTGGCAGCGTGATAGCCGTTGGTGAAAAGAATTAAATTGCTACTGTTTTAAAACATTCAGTTTGAATTTGAGGTAGAAGGAAATTATGAAACCGCCATTTTACTGTTTCTGTTTCGGCTTAGAAGAAAACACTCTGAGTAAATTTGTACAACTGGGGTTTGACCTGTTCGGCAACGTTGATTCCGGGTATTTCTTTTGTGATGGTAGTAGTAACTGGTTTGGTAATGCTATTAATTCAATTAGAGATGACTATGATTCTGGTCGCAGCGGGGATTATAAAAAGCAATCATACGCCAATATCAATAAAAAACTATTTAATGCAATTAGCGATTATTGGGGAATGCGCCCTCATTATTACTATCACGAGGGCAGCAAATTTATATGCAGTAATAATTTATTACTAGTATCACTTTTCTCCGGCGCAAAAAAAATCTGCAGAAAATCTATGCTCGATTGTCTGCTTTTTGTTGTACCTCAGAACAATAGGACCTGGTTAGAAGATATTCGTGTGACAGGCCCCGGAGAGCATATCAGGTATTCTTTGGAAGAAAACAGCATTGAAATCCTAAAGAAACAATCCTGCCACGAATTATCCTCAATATCCGGGAAGAATATAAAAAGGACAGGATCGATAGCAGAAAGCTATTCGCGGTATTCAAGCTATTGTGAAAAAGAACTCTCGGAATTTCCAGTTTCTATGAGTCTTTCTTTTGGAAGTGATTCAAGAACTGTTTTGTCTCTGATACGGAAGAACCTCCCAAAATTAACCGCCTACACATTTGGTGATAATGATATGATTGAATTGAAACAGGTTCGGCAACTGGCAACTGAATTAGGATTGCAACACGAATCAGTTCCGTTCTCTGATTCATATTCTAATTTTAATTCTATAAATTTTTCAGGTGCCGTGTTGTCAGGTTTTTACATGAATCCTTTCAGAGTTCATTACTATTCGCTGTATAAAAGGATGGAAGGAAACAGGGCCGCGTTTGAAGGTATTCTCGGGAGTGAATTCATTAAAGCCGAGCTTGCTCAGAATGCAATGATAAGCACTGTTCAAGCTGATCATTTACGGGGACTGAAACTGGACGAAGCTGTAAGAAAAGAATTTGGGAATTCTAAAATTTCCGATGAATTAACTGAACACGGGAAATCGAATCAAGAAGATTACTGGAATTCTGATGATAAAATCAAAGTTTATGCCGAATGGGCACTTTCTAATATACCTTCCTTTATTTTCGCACCTATTTATTCCTTTCTCTACGTACGGGGCGTCTTCCCTTTCAGCCCTTTTCTGGACAGGAATATTCTAGCAACTATATTTGCTGATGGTTATGGGATAACTTCATACAATTCAGCCACGTATGATCATCCTGGGCCTATTCGAGCAGTTATTCCGGAAGCTATCGCAGCCAAGCATCTTGATAAGCGGTTATACAACACCCGGTTATCCAGGTTCTTCAGTTTCAGAGAATGTTTGAGTAGAAACAAATTCCTGCTTAAATATATAATCTATCTGCGGAGAGCTAAATACGAATATGGAAATAGAGAGCATTCGTTCGGACAGGTGAAGAATTGGGTAATTGACGATGCTTTCGGTGAATACATGGAAAATCGGGATTTATATTTTCCGTATTCAGATAACTCTCTGATAACAAAGGTAAACGGTACAGCTGCTACAATAAGGGAAGTACTTTCAGATGAAGAACGCGTTTGCGAGATAATCAGAGACAATATGTCCAATCTGACTTGAATAATTCTATCAGCGAAGTATTAAATTATGTTCAGTATACCTCTTTCTGTTATGAGCTTAGCTGAACTAAAAAATTTTGCAGAAGTCAGTTTGCGTCTGCATTTAATGAAATACCAGCCGCACTTTAGACATTTCTGAAACGGGGATTATATCGGACTGAATCATTTTCTGTTCATTTCTTACGGTAAGTAATAGAATGCGGGAGAGCTAATAGGGACTAT of the Candidatus Krumholzibacteriota bacterium genome contains:
- the murA gene encoding UDP-N-acetylglucosamine 1-carboxyvinyltransferase, with protein sequence MEVFRIRGGNSLEGEVNLSGAKNASLPILFGSLISGGIVELENVPVLMEDIRVAIEIIKSIGAEVKVSGNKVIIDPSGIKDSSLPLELVSRIRYSLLLLGVFLNRFGKVELPFPGGCDIGARKFDLHIKGLRDLGAEMVVNDEGVFGTVGSLKGAEVEFYLPTTSGTENIMIGACMAKGTTVIRNANTRPEILDFASFLNGMGANIRISNRLIEIKGVNSLKGTKHKIMKGSDEAMTYMIAAGITGGEIVIKDYNLDYLRVDAQYLRDCGMEIFEWGGSIYVSGKKEISPFDMFTAPYPGVNSDMQPLFSALALKADGESTITDQRFTDRFSYVKELRSFGAEINHYGNCAVVLGGKELRGASVRATDLRGGVSEVLVALMSNGETVISNIYQIDRGYERLEKKLSSLGASIVRTED
- the murB gene encoding UDP-N-acetylmuramate dehydrogenase — encoded protein: MTENYIDIINNNIKGAIYTGEPLSNHTTYKVGGEAECLVCPDSTEEARWIYEYAKRESIPLTLLGTGSNVIAPDRGIRGIVLKLRTGSARVQFPEDNRIVADAGVTLIDLAKKAAAKGLKGFESIAGIPGTVGGAVFMNAGTKDGDTASLLEKVEVITGCGRKRIFYKEELSFGYRKSAFQKTDWLILRVHFKLERGVPERIRKGIEKIYRERQRKFPLDFPNAGSVFKRPPGDYAGRLIEEAGCKGMSVGGASVSKTHANFIINSDNATSEDIIGLISEIRRIVYDKYGIYLELEQKIFESFR
- a CDS encoding oligosaccharide flippase family protein; the encoded protein is MIISFVKKAGRIFVTNISATILGTAAGIIIARVLGPEKRGYFGLIIMASSLLFSLGHFGFGSAIAYFTGERNYSRNKILSFVFAVPFILGSFMAIIFFFIYPYIKDIWTGIPPSLMLIGLIAIPFYFLHNFLIRFLMADLKIREANITRILNSLFYLVLVIIIVWIFNGGIKEAIICYTVSFIAASLLAFILFTKEYRPMAKIDFSMTGPFFRYGIKVYLILIFNFLNYKLDIFLVKYFLTASDVSYYQIAASIAQRFWYIPNAMSALLFPTLMAMNKGTSKFTARLCRNNLFLMVPLAILALFIIHPAVILLYGKEYEAVAYALYSILWGITIFPIYKFLASYFASKKKLGIGIFASTIGLIINVIANIFLIPRLGIIGAGIATSISYSVLSIILLIFFRIQTKIKLRKILVPDKEDFKKYIKLAKKGFQHIRSIVNKNNRSNLSE
- a CDS encoding glycosyltransferase family 4 protein — protein: MRILICYPWLELGGAPKTAITLAKGLKERGHQVYFFSKKGGMYESLLKKADIPLISAPYNSFLPHLFHLNTRAYRILKRTVEKYSIDIIHAFHPISYFLSLFFAPGKDIPVLYTVVGPQDRWPYPAYPGRIMFVAEEFKDQSEPFLGRYSKERIVLPNRVDLDRFGKDVDWSDFAMKKGLPEEGVKIAFMSRLGHTKEKSVFYSMDATEILVERGFMTTLVIAGDGPSYSRLLEHAKKINDKYSRNLIIFIGKTSKTSELMSWADIVLGIGRCAFEGMATSKPTLIVGETGLAGVVHRDNVKELQYYNFAGRNVKKEQDPVLLADSIEEIMNDSRKYKELAAFSREYIIENYGYREGVLRLEDIYKKALEDKRLSFYEKVRTLITNFSYGFCRSAYIAMIVKIKDIFSRD